A DNA window from Mucilaginibacter xinganensis contains the following coding sequences:
- a CDS encoding ABC transporter permease, producing MIKNYLKIAIRQLRKQKMYAAIKVGGFALGITACLLIGLYIMEELNYDKSYPDTARIYRILSTVPIDGKVQRGPSFPAPFSAAVKSNFPEVEKSARIMASALFDGAGSNELRRADRAENNHEEGFAYTDQALLDMLKLPMVYGDRSNALAEPFTMVITKKKADKYFPGINPVGKIMYLNNDTKQPYKIGGVIQDFPSTSHLQFDFFLTMTGKELWRGEQTDWAAFNYDTYILLKPGTNIAMFQKKLTNVTLNNYIIPGLLNVGFKAARTLFAHATIDLQPISDIHLKSYDIPGSHGDIRFIWLFGAVAGFILVIACINFVNLSTAKSANRAKEVGLRKVVGSTRVSLIKQFLTESMLFSFLSFALGTILALGLLPYFNILAGKSLTIPWGSPWLIPIIVIAAFIIGIIAGVYPAFYLSAFKPASVLKGSISSGSKNSVLRNGLVVFQFTTSVILIICTIVVYNQMQFILNKDLGYDKNQVVVIQGANILGNDVKNFKNELLKISSVKSASISDYLPVEGTKRNGNTFTVEGREKIDAGVGGQSWVVDNDYLKTMGLKLAEGRNFDPAVTTDSTAIIINETLAKKLNIKHPLGTKITNTGTIIGVVKDFNFESLRDPIGGLVLHWGISPSIVTVKVNAAKMQSTMASISATWKKFSPSEPVRYTFLDERFIIMYADVQRMGHIFTSFAILAIIIACLGLFALAAFMAEQRSKEIGIRKVLGASVESITRLLSVDFIKLVALSIVIASPIAWWAMNKWLQDFTYRTTITWWIFAAAGLVAIVIALATVSFQSIKAAIANPIKALKSE from the coding sequence ATGATAAAGAATTACTTAAAAATAGCTATTCGTCAACTACGAAAGCAAAAAATGTATGCCGCCATTAAGGTCGGTGGTTTTGCGTTAGGTATTACGGCGTGTTTATTAATTGGGCTTTATATAATGGAGGAGCTTAATTATGATAAGAGCTATCCGGATACCGCACGGATTTACCGTATATTAAGCACGGTGCCAATTGACGGTAAGGTTCAGCGGGGCCCCTCGTTTCCCGCTCCGTTTTCTGCTGCCGTAAAGTCAAATTTTCCGGAGGTAGAAAAGAGCGCAAGGATCATGGCGAGCGCTTTATTTGATGGTGCAGGCAGTAATGAATTAAGGCGTGCTGACCGGGCTGAAAACAACCATGAGGAAGGGTTTGCTTATACCGATCAGGCTCTGCTTGATATGCTTAAACTCCCTATGGTTTATGGTGACCGAAGCAACGCGCTTGCAGAACCATTTACGATGGTGATTACTAAAAAGAAAGCTGATAAATATTTTCCCGGTATAAACCCTGTTGGGAAAATCATGTATTTGAATAACGATACTAAACAGCCTTACAAAATAGGTGGAGTGATTCAGGATTTCCCATCCACGTCTCATCTGCAATTTGATTTCTTCCTTACCATGACGGGCAAGGAATTATGGCGTGGGGAACAAACCGACTGGGCGGCGTTCAATTACGATACCTATATATTGCTTAAACCAGGAACAAATATAGCTATGTTTCAGAAAAAGCTAACCAATGTAACGCTGAACAACTATATAATCCCCGGCTTGCTAAACGTTGGGTTTAAAGCGGCCAGAACGTTATTTGCTCACGCCACTATTGATTTGCAGCCTATTTCAGACATTCATCTTAAATCATACGATATACCCGGCTCTCATGGTGATATCAGGTTTATCTGGTTGTTTGGGGCTGTAGCTGGCTTTATATTGGTTATTGCCTGTATCAATTTTGTAAACCTTTCCACTGCCAAATCTGCAAACCGGGCGAAGGAAGTAGGATTGAGAAAAGTTGTTGGTTCAACAAGGGTGAGCCTGATCAAACAATTTCTTACAGAGTCAATGCTGTTTAGTTTTTTGTCGTTTGCGTTGGGAACAATATTAGCACTGGGCTTGTTACCGTATTTTAATATACTTGCCGGGAAATCTTTAACTATACCCTGGGGTTCACCCTGGCTTATCCCGATAATAGTGATAGCGGCATTTATTATAGGGATAATTGCAGGGGTTTATCCCGCATTCTACTTGTCGGCGTTTAAACCGGCAAGCGTTTTAAAAGGTTCAATAAGCTCAGGCAGCAAAAATTCAGTTTTGAGAAACGGGCTGGTGGTATTTCAGTTTACTACATCGGTAATCCTGATTATTTGCACCATAGTAGTTTATAACCAGATGCAGTTTATTCTCAACAAGGACCTTGGTTATGATAAAAACCAGGTGGTTGTAATACAGGGTGCAAATATACTTGGCAATGACGTAAAGAATTTCAAGAACGAATTGCTGAAAATATCATCCGTAAAAAGTGCATCTATCAGCGATTACCTGCCGGTTGAAGGAACCAAGCGCAACGGGAACACATTTACTGTTGAGGGCCGGGAAAAAATTGATGCGGGTGTGGGCGGCCAATCATGGGTGGTTGATAATGATTACCTGAAAACCATGGGTTTAAAACTAGCTGAGGGCAGGAATTTCGATCCCGCCGTGACAACAGATTCAACTGCGATAATTATCAACGAAACACTGGCAAAAAAACTCAACATTAAACACCCCTTAGGGACAAAAATTACCAATACAGGTACTATAATAGGGGTTGTTAAAGATTTTAATTTTGAATCATTGCGTGACCCGATAGGCGGGCTTGTTTTGCATTGGGGCATCAGTCCTTCTATCGTAACCGTAAAGGTAAATGCGGCTAAAATGCAAAGCACAATGGCCTCAATATCGGCCACGTGGAAGAAATTCTCGCCATCAGAGCCTGTCCGCTATACTTTTTTAGATGAGCGCTTCATCATTATGTATGCCGATGTACAACGAATGGGGCATATATTCACAAGCTTTGCCATACTTGCAATTATCATAGCCTGCCTTGGCTTATTTGCATTAGCCGCCTTTATGGCCGAGCAGCGGAGCAAGGAAATAGGCATTCGTAAAGTGCTGGGTGCAAGTGTAGAGAGCATAACCCGCTTACTTTCTGTTGATTTTATAAAGCTGGTGGCCTTATCTATCGTAATTGCATCGCCAATTGCCTGGTGGGCCATGAACAAATGGCTTCAGGATTTCACCTACCGCACCACAATAACCTGGTGGATTTTTGCTGCGGCCGGCTTGGTGGCGATAGTAATAGCTTTAGCAACGGTAAGTTTTCAATCAATAAAAGCTGCCATTGCCAACCCGATAAAAGCGCTTAAGAGCGAGTAA